The Crocosphaera subtropica ATCC 51142 genome includes a window with the following:
- a CDS encoding CsbD family protein: MSTEDKIKATAKNLEGKAQGFLGEMTGDTEMQAEGKAKQVEASAMHMAENVKDKAKDVLDAIKDKLD; this comes from the coding sequence ATGAGTACCGAAGATAAAATCAAAGCCACTGCTAAAAATCTCGAAGGAAAAGCCCAAGGATTTCTGGGAGAAATGACCGGAGATACTGAGATGCAAGCAGAAGGGAAAGCTAAACAAGTTGAAGCATCTGCAATGCACATGGCAGAAAATGTCAAAGATAAGGCTAAAGACGTTTTAGATGCTATCAAAGACAAACTAGATTAG
- a CDS encoding amylo-alpha-1,6-glucosidase, which produces MSEQTIDNLQNKQPLKLLNLGGRTFAPSEQVPIPEWPCTTTQRMQPTLTLKDDDLFLITDKLGNISGCEVDHANLSLGLLCKDTRFLSRLELQIEGEAPILLSSTARQGFALSALCANPYIEGKIEAETIGVERNIVLQGALFEELSLTNYNTEPVEFEISVSFDADFLDLFVIRGAVRHANGTIMRLVGKSEMDFNHISHDIHGVVQETGELTLAYQGLDGILMESRIRFDHRQPDHFQGYTAIWRMQLDPHETQSVGYCLQPFIDGKLASAVSPPANLKQALAAELSEEQKWRDHATKIRTDNQELNLIIERAEEDIYLLGQTFGEGKVLSAGVPWFSTLFGRDSIIAAAQTLIFAPDIARNTLLTLAAYQGQVDNEWREEEPGKILHEIRFGEMARCGEVPHTPYYGTVDATPLWILLYAQYYSWTHDDLLLDKLWDNALAAMDWIDRNCQETGYLPYQCKSPGGLRNQGWKDSGNCIVDSQGRLAEKNIYLSEVQGYVYGAKMALSQLARLRKEHDLANGWEKEAHDLKIRFNEDFWLPEVEYIALGLNDEGKPIDSITSNPGHCLGLDILLPDKAQSVAERLQAPDLFSGWGIRTLSSISPAYNPMGYHLGSVWPHDNGIIATGLRSLNRVEQALEVAQGIIDMTVHQPYFRPPELFCGYTRLPNSSPVRYPVACTPQAWATGTIFQFVQIMANLIPDAANNCLQIVHPTLPSSVQFLCLENLKIGQTLLDLEFERSGNATACRVVRKRGNLRVIIEA; this is translated from the coding sequence ATGAGTGAACAAACGATTGACAATCTTCAAAACAAACAACCCCTGAAACTGCTTAATCTCGGTGGTAGAACCTTTGCGCCCTCCGAACAAGTTCCCATTCCAGAATGGCCTTGTACCACCACCCAACGAATGCAACCGACTTTAACCCTCAAAGATGATGATTTATTCTTAATTACGGATAAGTTAGGCAATATTAGCGGTTGCGAAGTAGATCACGCCAATCTCAGTTTAGGACTCCTGTGCAAAGATACCCGTTTTCTCAGTCGCTTAGAATTACAAATCGAAGGAGAAGCCCCCATTTTGCTCAGTAGTACCGCTAGACAAGGGTTTGCCTTATCTGCTTTATGTGCTAATCCTTATATAGAAGGGAAAATTGAAGCTGAAACCATTGGGGTTGAGCGAAATATTGTTTTACAAGGGGCGTTGTTTGAAGAATTAAGCCTAACAAACTACAACACCGAACCCGTTGAATTTGAGATTAGTGTCAGTTTTGATGCTGATTTTCTCGACTTATTTGTTATTCGTGGGGCTGTTCGCCACGCCAACGGAACCATTATGCGCTTAGTGGGAAAAAGCGAGATGGATTTTAATCATATCTCCCACGATATTCACGGCGTTGTTCAAGAAACAGGAGAATTAACCTTAGCTTATCAAGGGTTAGATGGGATTTTAATGGAATCTCGTATCCGCTTTGATCATCGTCAACCCGACCACTTCCAAGGGTATACCGCCATTTGGCGGATGCAATTAGATCCCCACGAAACCCAGTCTGTCGGTTATTGTTTACAGCCCTTTATTGACGGCAAATTAGCCTCCGCCGTTAGTCCTCCGGCCAACCTCAAACAAGCCTTAGCTGCTGAATTAAGCGAAGAACAAAAATGGCGCGATCACGCCACAAAAATCCGCACCGATAACCAAGAGTTAAACTTAATCATCGAACGGGCCGAAGAAGATATTTATCTATTGGGTCAAACCTTTGGGGAAGGTAAAGTTCTCTCCGCCGGGGTTCCTTGGTTTTCTACCTTGTTCGGTCGTGATTCCATTATTGCAGCCGCCCAAACCCTGATCTTTGCCCCAGACATCGCCCGTAACACCTTATTAACCTTAGCAGCCTATCAAGGTCAAGTAGACAACGAATGGCGAGAAGAAGAACCAGGAAAAATTCTCCACGAAATTCGCTTCGGAGAAATGGCCAGATGCGGGGAAGTTCCCCATACCCCTTATTATGGGACAGTGGATGCTACGCCGTTGTGGATACTGTTGTATGCTCAATACTATAGCTGGACCCATGACGATCTCCTCCTAGACAAACTGTGGGATAACGCCCTAGCAGCCATGGACTGGATTGATCGCAACTGTCAAGAAACCGGATATCTTCCCTATCAATGCAAATCCCCCGGCGGGTTACGAAACCAGGGATGGAAAGATTCAGGCAATTGTATTGTCGATAGTCAAGGTCGCTTGGCTGAAAAAAATATCTATCTCTCAGAAGTGCAAGGCTATGTCTATGGGGCGAAAATGGCCTTGAGTCAGTTAGCGAGACTGAGAAAAGAGCATGATTTGGCCAATGGTTGGGAAAAAGAAGCCCATGACCTGAAAATTCGCTTTAACGAGGATTTCTGGCTACCGGAAGTCGAATATATCGCCCTAGGGTTAAATGATGAGGGTAAACCTATCGATAGTATTACCTCGAACCCTGGCCATTGTTTGGGGTTAGATATTTTGTTGCCGGATAAAGCTCAAAGTGTGGCCGAACGGTTACAGGCCCCAGACTTGTTTAGTGGTTGGGGTATTCGTACCCTCAGTAGTATTTCTCCTGCTTATAACCCGATGGGATACCATTTAGGGTCCGTTTGGCCTCATGATAACGGTATTATCGCCACAGGGTTGCGATCGCTTAATCGAGTGGAACAGGCTCTAGAAGTGGCCCAGGGTATCATTGATATGACAGTTCATCAACCCTATTTCCGTCCCCCTGAACTCTTTTGCGGTTATACTCGTCTCCCCAATAGTAGTCCAGTGCGGTATCCAGTGGCTTGTACCCCCCAAGCGTGGGCAACGGGAACAATTTTTCAATTTGTGCAGATTATGGCTAATTTAATCCCTGATGCTGCTAATAATTGTTTACAAATTGTCCATCCCACTTTACCGTCTTCGGTTCAATTTTTATGCTTAGAAAATCTCAAAATTGGTCAAACGTTATTAGACTTAGAGTTTGAACGCTCAGGTAATGCCACTGCTTGTCGTGTGGTTCGTAAACGAGGTAATTTACGAGTGATTATTGAAGCCTAA
- a CDS encoding PEP-CTERM sorting domain-containing protein: MIKKTSVLSSVALGSLLALSLTQTAQAAVFDFSWNNSGGTFEDTPSRDSELGDGLSASGTITLDDAVGDGSSFTIADITAYSIEVFNGTTSLFTFTDVNSANFAGATFLPTTIEGTLSGNALSFSRFSVTTAQNYFGCGTEFSFNAVCTLDPFIHYDDDGSFVGNSLLSNTNISSLAYSYGSFPEAFSSFELTLQDTGVVPEPLTILGAATAIGFGASFKRKLAQRNKKQG, translated from the coding sequence ATGATTAAGAAAACCAGTGTATTATCTAGTGTTGCTTTAGGTAGCTTATTAGCTTTAAGCTTGACTCAAACAGCACAAGCTGCTGTTTTTGACTTTTCCTGGAATAATTCTGGGGGAACTTTTGAAGATACTCCCAGTCGAGACAGTGAGCTAGGAGATGGACTCTCTGCTTCTGGAACCATCACCTTAGATGATGCGGTTGGGGATGGAAGTAGCTTTACCATTGCTGATATTACTGCCTACAGCATTGAAGTATTCAATGGAACCACTTCCCTGTTTACTTTCACAGATGTTAATAGTGCTAACTTTGCAGGAGCTACTTTTCTTCCTACTACCATTGAAGGAACCCTCAGTGGTAATGCTTTATCCTTTAGTCGCTTCTCAGTAACCACTGCTCAAAATTACTTCGGTTGTGGTACTGAATTCAGCTTTAATGCTGTCTGTACACTGGACCCTTTCATCCATTATGATGATGATGGAAGCTTTGTTGGTAATAGTCTTCTCAGTAACACTAATATTAGTTCACTTGCTTACAGTTACGGATCTTTTCCAGAGGCTTTTTCCTCATTTGAATTAACTTTACAGGACACAGGTGTCGTTCCTGAACCTTTAACTATTTTAGGTGCAGCCACTGCTATTGGTTTTGGGGCTAGTTTCAAGCGTAAATTAGCTCAAAGAAACAAAAAACAAGGTTAA
- a CDS encoding GlsB/YeaQ/YmgE family stress response membrane protein, producing MNIIAWIILGLLAGAIAKWIFPGHQGGGFLATMFLGIIGAFIGGTLIGLIQTGKLQLVGASLTIPGVFVAVLGAIIAIWLWGLLNRG from the coding sequence ATGAATATTATCGCTTGGATTATTTTAGGTTTGTTGGCTGGGGCGATCGCTAAATGGATCTTCCCTGGCCATCAAGGAGGCGGTTTTCTCGCCACCATGTTTTTAGGTATCATCGGCGCATTTATTGGCGGTACCTTGATTGGTTTGATCCAAACTGGGAAATTACAGCTTGTTGGGGCATCTCTGACTATTCCAGGGGTCTTTGTGGCCGTTTTAGGGGCAATCATCGCCATTTGGCTCTGGGGTCTGCTTAATCGTGGCTAA
- the mrdA gene encoding penicillin-binding protein 2 yields MWLKQSSQSKWQTAVSTDNYSSYDTRQKKTNRTIGQQRQPLFIMLFVSVILLGAIGTRLAFLQLMQGEDYREKAENNRVRIVPKPPVRGNIFDRKGRVLASTRLTHAAYLWPMVVNQPDWPQNRKYLAQLLSIPEDSIENKIQQAGYNASTLIRIARSLNPAQITALEEFKTELNGLEVDIETVRDYPNKDMAAHVLGYTGELNAEELKRRRSEGYRLGDIVGKMGVEAAYEQQLRGEWGGIELEVDGAGKVMKVLGQKVGQPGKDVTLTLDLDVQKAAEAALGERIGAVVALNPQTGGVLAMASNPTFDPNIFSTQITPQIWKQLQKKGNPFVNRALRGFPPASTFKVVTATAGMESGKYPPDTVLNTFAYLNVGGTAFGEWNRAGFGPMGYVRAMAWSSNTFHGQIGRGVGGPTLIKYARLYGFGSKTGIELGEEAAGLIADNEWKMENYDWEWTDGDTVNMSIGQGFTQATPLQVAIMFAVPANGGYRLKPHFFEEKDDLEKWRTSMDLKPSTLKILREGLRAVVSSGTGKALNVPSLPPAAGKSGTAEAPPGESHAWFGGFAPYDKPEIVVVAFAEHSGGGGGSVAAPMVRQVMEAYFKNNK; encoded by the coding sequence ATGTGGCTTAAACAATCTTCTCAGTCCAAATGGCAAACCGCCGTCTCCACCGATAATTATAGTTCCTACGATACCCGACAGAAAAAGACCAACCGAACCATCGGGCAACAGCGTCAACCCCTATTTATCATGTTATTTGTCAGTGTCATTCTTTTAGGGGCTATTGGCACTCGTCTCGCCTTTTTACAATTAATGCAAGGGGAAGACTACCGAGAAAAAGCAGAAAATAACCGTGTTCGCATTGTCCCTAAACCCCCTGTCCGTGGCAACATTTTTGACCGAAAAGGCCGGGTTTTAGCCTCCACTCGGCTTACCCATGCAGCTTATCTCTGGCCGATGGTAGTAAATCAACCAGACTGGCCGCAAAATCGCAAATATTTAGCCCAACTTCTGTCAATTCCTGAAGACAGTATTGAAAATAAAATTCAACAGGCCGGTTATAACGCCTCAACCCTAATTAGAATTGCTCGTAGCTTAAATCCTGCCCAAATTACAGCTTTAGAAGAATTTAAAACCGAATTAAACGGTCTAGAAGTAGATATCGAAACCGTCAGAGATTATCCCAATAAAGACATGGCAGCCCATGTCTTAGGCTACACCGGAGAACTCAACGCCGAAGAACTCAAGCGAAGACGTTCCGAAGGCTATCGCTTAGGGGATATTGTCGGCAAGATGGGGGTCGAAGCAGCCTACGAACAACAATTACGAGGGGAATGGGGCGGTATTGAACTAGAAGTAGACGGAGCCGGCAAAGTGATGAAAGTATTGGGTCAAAAAGTCGGTCAACCCGGCAAAGACGTGACCCTGACCCTCGACCTCGACGTACAGAAAGCAGCCGAAGCAGCCCTAGGAGAACGCATCGGGGCCGTTGTTGCCCTCAACCCCCAAACTGGAGGGGTTCTCGCCATGGCCAGTAACCCCACCTTCGACCCGAATATTTTCTCCACTCAAATCACTCCCCAAATCTGGAAACAGCTACAAAAGAAAGGTAATCCCTTCGTTAATCGGGCGTTACGAGGGTTTCCTCCTGCTTCTACCTTTAAAGTCGTCACCGCCACCGCAGGGATGGAGTCGGGCAAATATCCCCCTGATACGGTGTTAAATACTTTCGCCTATCTCAACGTAGGAGGGACTGCTTTTGGAGAATGGAACCGAGCCGGGTTCGGACCGATGGGTTATGTTAGAGCGATGGCTTGGAGTAGTAATACCTTTCATGGTCAAATTGGTCGGGGTGTAGGTGGCCCAACTTTAATCAAATATGCCCGTCTCTATGGGTTTGGCTCTAAAACCGGTATCGAACTCGGAGAAGAAGCAGCCGGGTTAATTGCGGATAATGAATGGAAAATGGAAAATTATGATTGGGAATGGACCGATGGGGACACGGTGAATATGTCCATTGGTCAAGGGTTTACCCAAGCCACCCCCCTACAAGTGGCCATTATGTTCGCTGTGCCGGCTAACGGAGGCTATCGCTTGAAACCCCATTTCTTTGAAGAAAAAGATGACCTGGAAAAATGGCGTACTTCGATGGACCTTAAACCCAGTACCCTGAAAATCCTACGAGAAGGACTGAGGGCGGTGGTTTCGAGTGGAACGGGTAAGGCTCTTAATGTTCCCAGTTTACCTCCTGCGGCGGGTAAAAGTGGCACCGCAGAAGCCCCCCCAGGAGAGTCTCATGCTTGGTTTGGTGGCTTTGCCCCTTACGATAAGCCAGAAATTGTGGTTGTCGCCTTTGCAGAGCATTCTGGCGGGGGTGGCGGATCTGTAGCTGCTCCTATGGTACGCCAAGTGATGGAAGCTTATTTTAAGAACAATAAATAG
- a CDS encoding DUF29 domain-containing protein — protein sequence MLYETDIIKWVEQQISLIKEQRYTEVDWVNILEEIEDLGKRERDRFLSSIRLIIQHLLKWEYQPEKRSRSWQITIKRERNNLKRYLRDTPSLKRYWEDLSKVYGDARADAANETGISDWNFPDNCPYSCEQIQTDWFPEE from the coding sequence ATGCTCTACGAAACCGACATCATAAAATGGGTTGAACAACAAATATCCTTGATAAAAGAACAACGATATACTGAAGTAGATTGGGTCAATATATTAGAAGAGATTGAAGACTTGGGTAAACGAGAAAGAGACAGATTTTTGTCATCGATTCGCTTAATTATTCAACATTTATTAAAATGGGAATATCAACCAGAAAAGCGATCTAGGTCTTGGCAAATTACCATTAAAAGAGAAAGAAATAATCTCAAACGCTATTTAAGAGATACACCAAGTTTAAAACGATATTGGGAAGATTTATCTAAGGTTTATGGGGATGCAAGAGCAGATGCTGCCAATGAAACAGGAATTTCTGACTGGAATTTTCCCGATAATTGTCCCTATTCTTGCGAACAAATTCAAACTGATTGGTTTCCCGAAGAATAG
- a CDS encoding DUF4351 domain-containing protein has translation MYDSTCKFIALEYSRDLATWLIGKPLDLTEIKPSELSLEPIRADTLIFLESEELILHIEFQTDPKDDIPYRMLDYATRLYRRYPHKPIHQVVIYLRKNNSLLVRQNDYQQGKTYHQFEVIRLWEQPSEPLLQAPGLFPFAILAQTQDQENLLRQIAQEIEQISDSREQSNVAASTAILAGLVLNKEIIQRLLRKDIMKESVIYQEIRAEGQQEEAVNLLLRQLNRRIGGISPELSHKIRSMSLEQLENLGEALLDFHSLQDLEQWLENESV, from the coding sequence ATGTATGATTCTACCTGTAAATTTATCGCTCTCGAATATTCCAGAGATTTAGCGACTTGGTTAATAGGTAAACCCTTAGACTTAACAGAAATTAAACCATCAGAATTATCCTTAGAACCGATAAGAGCCGATACTTTAATCTTTTTGGAGTCAGAAGAATTAATCTTACATATCGAGTTCCAAACTGATCCTAAAGACGATATTCCCTATAGAATGCTTGATTATGCTACAAGACTCTATCGACGCTATCCCCATAAACCCATCCATCAAGTGGTGATTTATCTCAGGAAAAATAACTCCCTCTTAGTCAGACAAAATGACTATCAACAAGGGAAAACCTATCATCAATTTGAGGTAATTAGACTCTGGGAACAACCCTCAGAACCCTTATTACAAGCACCGGGACTGTTTCCCTTTGCCATACTCGCTCAAACGCAAGATCAAGAAAATTTGCTGCGGCAAATAGCCCAAGAAATCGAGCAAATTAGCGACAGTCGAGAACAAAGTAATGTGGCTGCCTCTACCGCCATTCTCGCCGGGTTAGTATTAAATAAAGAGATCATTCAACGATTATTGAGGAAAGACATTATGAAAGAATCTGTTATTTATCAAGAAATCAGAGCAGAAGGACAACAAGAAGAAGCAGTAAACTTGCTTTTACGTCAATTAAATCGCCGTATCGGTGGTATTTCTCCCGAATTATCCCACAAAATCCGTAGTATGTCCCTAGAACAGTTAGAAAACTTAGGTGAGGCTTTATTAGATTTTCACTCACTACAAGATTTAGAACAATGGCTCGAAAATGAGAGCGTTTAA
- a CDS encoding Uma2 family endonuclease — translation MIQTTQTISDQELMKLSSQNPELRFERNADGTLVTMAPTGKISGNREAKAITYVYIRVQENDLGEVFSSSTGFKLPNGAVRSPDVAFVAKDRLPLGWDEGEDEFFNLAPDFVIEIRSKTDSLDVLKSKMEEYRENEVKLGWLLDRHNRQALVYRQDGSITIYPADAILKGEDVIPGFTLSLKILL, via the coding sequence ATGATACAAACGACTCAAACTATCAGCGATCAAGAATTAATGAAACTCAGTTCTCAAAACCCAGAATTGAGATTTGAACGCAACGCAGATGGAACTTTAGTAACGATGGCACCTACAGGAAAAATATCAGGAAACAGAGAAGCGAAAGCGATCACTTATGTATATATTCGGGTACAAGAAAACGACTTAGGAGAGGTGTTTAGTTCCAGTACAGGGTTTAAATTACCGAATGGTGCAGTTCGTTCTCCTGATGTTGCTTTTGTCGCTAAAGATCGCTTACCTTTAGGGTGGGATGAAGGAGAAGACGAATTCTTTAATTTAGCTCCAGATTTTGTCATAGAAATTAGGTCAAAAACTGATAGCTTAGATGTTTTAAAAAGTAAAATGGAAGAATATCGGGAGAATGAGGTTAAGTTAGGATGGTTACTTGATCGCCATAACCGTCAAGCCCTAGTTTATCGTCAAGATGGTTCTATTACTATCTATCCTGCTGATGCAATTTTAAAGGGAGAAGATGTTATTCCTGGGTTTACTTTATCGTTAAAAATTTTACTATAG
- a CDS encoding AAA-like domain-containing protein gives MKPKNWDQFLIDVANDQNLKGRLREIFLVRFAYENWRKPDTEVWELAEAASHETYKKQMTELYSSFSSEKPNGCPELDPRSKGPGKFQILREWLKDIKYPEWKQATAIPTFPIFPEMDNRLPIKIDSPIYIPRPPIESDCCQTILKPGTLIRIKAPEKMGKTSLLKIILDHAENNECRKVYLNLRSAESAMFSSLDKFLRWFCANISRELDLKPQLDDYWDEELFGSLVSCKTYFQSYVLENIDRPLALGLDNLDRIFEYGDIAKDFLPMLRYWHEEANNLEIWQNLRLVIANSTEVYIKLDANQSPFNVGKQVKLPGFNLQQVLKLAIFYKFDWSDDPEKEQFAKDLIDMVGGHPYLIRLALDALAHKNISEHQLLAEAPTQGGIYSSHLRRHWDNLQSSPDLAEGMKEVVKSDTGVQLEPSVAYKLESMGLITLVGDEAQPSCQLYHRYFADNL, from the coding sequence ATGAAACCAAAAAACTGGGATCAATTTCTTATAGATGTTGCCAACGATCAAAATTTAAAAGGGAGACTAAGAGAAATTTTTTTAGTGCGCTTTGCTTATGAAAATTGGCGCAAACCGGATACAGAAGTGTGGGAACTGGCAGAAGCAGCCAGTCATGAAACCTATAAGAAACAAATGACAGAATTATATAGTTCTTTCTCTAGTGAAAAACCCAATGGTTGTCCTGAATTAGATCCCCGTAGCAAAGGTCCAGGAAAGTTTCAAATTTTACGAGAATGGTTAAAAGATATCAAATATCCTGAATGGAAACAAGCCACCGCTATACCGACTTTTCCTATTTTTCCTGAGATGGATAATCGTCTACCGATTAAGATCGATTCTCCTATTTATATTCCCCGTCCTCCCATTGAATCAGATTGTTGTCAAACTATCCTTAAACCTGGGACATTAATTCGTATTAAAGCTCCAGAAAAAATGGGTAAAACATCTCTTTTAAAGATTATTTTAGACCATGCAGAAAATAACGAATGTCGCAAAGTTTACCTCAATCTCCGCTCTGCTGAATCGGCAATGTTTAGCAGTTTAGATAAATTTTTACGGTGGTTTTGTGCTAATATTAGTCGAGAATTAGACCTAAAACCTCAGCTAGACGATTACTGGGATGAAGAATTATTTGGTAGTTTAGTGAGTTGCAAAACCTATTTTCAAAGTTATGTCTTAGAAAATATTGATCGCCCTTTGGCTTTAGGTTTAGATAACTTAGATCGGATCTTTGAATATGGAGATATTGCTAAAGATTTTTTACCCATGTTACGCTATTGGCACGAAGAAGCGAATAATTTAGAAATTTGGCAAAATCTACGCTTAGTTATTGCTAATTCCACAGAAGTTTATATCAAATTAGATGCTAATCAATCTCCTTTTAATGTAGGAAAACAAGTTAAATTACCAGGATTTAACTTACAACAAGTCTTAAAGTTAGCTATATTTTATAAATTTGATTGGTCAGACGATCCAGAAAAAGAACAGTTTGCTAAGGATTTGATTGATATGGTAGGAGGACATCCCTATTTGATTCGTTTAGCTTTAGATGCCTTAGCCCATAAGAATATTTCCGAACATCAACTATTAGCAGAAGCCCCAACCCAAGGGGGAATTTATAGTAGTCATTTACGTCGTCATTGGGATAATTTACAATCTTCTCCTGACTTAGCAGAAGGGATGAAAGAAGTGGTCAAAAGCGATACTGGGGTTCAATTAGAACCGTCTGTTGCCTACAAATTAGAAAGTATGGGATTAATTACTTTAGTAGGAGATGAAGCTCAACCCAGTTGTCAATTATATCATCGTTATTTTGCTGATAATCTTTAG
- a CDS encoding Uma2 family endonuclease, protein MLLNYNPRHCLPSAEDLPDSDDTPVDNELQDLIPHVLKDILALVWEERMDWYFGVDMGIYYDPENPTDVIVPDGFLSVGVPRIIDSDLRLSYVLWDELVIPTMVLEVVSQTRREEYTQKKEDYAKMGVLYYVIYNPLRKRKPRLEVYQLENEEYKLLEGEPVWLAELNLGIGKEIGVYQGVEREWLYWYDQHGKRYLTSQEKAKKLEEKLRDLGIDPNEL, encoded by the coding sequence ATGTTATTAAACTATAATCCCCGTCATTGTTTACCCTCTGCTGAAGATTTACCCGACTCTGATGATACTCCTGTGGATAACGAACTACAAGACTTAATTCCCCATGTTCTTAAAGATATTTTAGCCCTTGTTTGGGAAGAGAGAATGGACTGGTATTTTGGGGTGGATATGGGTATCTATTATGACCCTGAAAACCCTACAGATGTCATAGTTCCCGATGGGTTTTTAAGCGTAGGAGTTCCCCGTATTATTGATTCAGATTTGAGGTTATCTTATGTGTTATGGGATGAACTGGTTATCCCGACAATGGTGTTAGAAGTGGTGTCCCAAACCAGAAGAGAAGAATATACTCAGAAGAAAGAAGATTATGCAAAAATGGGAGTATTATATTATGTAATTTATAACCCTTTAAGAAAAAGAAAACCCCGTTTAGAAGTGTATCAATTAGAAAATGAAGAGTATAAATTATTAGAAGGGGAACCAGTTTGGTTAGCAGAACTTAATTTAGGAATAGGTAAAGAAATAGGGGTTTATCAAGGAGTAGAACGAGAATGGTTATATTGGTATGATCAACATGGTAAACGCTATTTAACCTCTCAAGAAAAGGCTAAAAAACTAGAAGAAAAATTGAGAGATTTAGGAATTGATCCGAATGAATTATAA
- a CDS encoding MFS transporter yields the protein MNQFDSLFSRSWLTKPIIAWIIYDIASSGFMMVSTVGYPVFFRDIVCGGGATCDGTWAIWVSLSLVISGGLAPFIGAIADLGALRHRLFVLMTLLCGGGTLAMWSVQPHFLLWGGIVFLLAQMGYLLATNLYDAYLPFLASPRMVTKLSGLGWGLGYLGGIGCYLLFWLAKSNNNLDLLMESRLTFTIVGLWVLVLSIPAFIWLPRPSQPKAIALPQLIRQSYRQVWHTFINLRKKNQDILQFLIGFYSLDEGFVEENADLSIEVALGAAPFLIGVGTNSTLYKYPDSSILQAIVVGRDTIFVTTTEGDTVGTQNIETLSIGGSLLGPNAPDQVGSYTLTFSNATQAVPEPLTILGAGAAIAFGTGFKRQLSKAKKK from the coding sequence GTGAATCAATTTGACAGTCTATTTTCTCGTTCTTGGTTAACTAAACCAATTATTGCTTGGATTATCTATGATATTGCCAGTTCAGGTTTTATGATGGTTTCCACCGTTGGCTATCCCGTTTTTTTCCGTGATATCGTCTGTGGGGGTGGGGCAACCTGTGATGGAACATGGGCAATCTGGGTTTCTTTATCATTAGTCATTTCAGGTGGACTTGCGCCCTTTATAGGGGCGATCGCTGATCTGGGAGCTTTGCGTCATCGGTTATTTGTGTTGATGACCCTACTCTGTGGGGGAGGTACCCTTGCCATGTGGAGTGTCCAACCCCACTTTCTGCTCTGGGGAGGTATCGTATTTTTACTGGCGCAAATGGGCTATCTTTTAGCCACCAATCTTTATGATGCTTATTTGCCTTTTCTCGCTTCACCCCGAATGGTAACAAAACTGTCAGGATTGGGATGGGGCTTAGGCTATTTAGGGGGAATTGGCTGTTATTTATTATTTTGGCTGGCAAAATCAAATAATAATCTTGATTTACTGATGGAAAGTCGCCTTACTTTTACTATTGTTGGTTTATGGGTGCTTGTTCTTTCCATTCCTGCTTTTATTTGGCTACCTCGTCCTTCTCAACCAAAGGCGATCGCTCTTCCCCAGTTAATCAGGCAATCCTATCGTCAGGTTTGGCATACATTCATTAATTTAAGAAAAAAAAATCAGGATATTTTGCAATTTTTAATCGGGTTTTATTCTTTAGACGAAGGTTTTGTCGAAGAAAATGCTGACCTTTCTATCGAAGTAGCTCTGGGTGCTGCTCCTTTTCTAATTGGCGTAGGTACAAATTCCACTTTGTATAAGTATCCCGACTCTTCCATTCTTCAGGCTATAGTTGTCGGTAGAGATACAATCTTTGTGACAACAACCGAGGGTGATACAGTAGGAACTCAAAACATAGAGACACTGAGTATTGGTGGTTCTCTCCTAGGTCCTAACGCCCCTGATCAGGTTGGTTCATACACCCTCACCTTTAGTAATGCGACTCAGGCGGTTCCTGAACCTTTAACTATTTTAGGTGCTGGTGCTGCTATCGCCTTTGGAACAGGTTTCAAACGTCAATTAAGTAAAGCTAAGAAGAAATAG